A genome region from Thermoanaerobacterium xylanolyticum LX-11 includes the following:
- the ruvC gene encoding crossover junction endodeoxyribonuclease RuvC, producing the protein MRIIGIDPGIAIVGYGIIDDNGGKFKVLDYGAITTPVGAEKSLRLKDVYDGINSLIEKYRPDVMAIEELFFNKNAKTVITIGEARGVAILAAVNCGIQVFEYTPLQVKQSVVGYGRAEKKQVQNMVKAILRLDEIPKPDDVADALAVALCHSNSNILNAKLGSLK; encoded by the coding sequence ATGAGAATTATTGGTATTGATCCTGGAATTGCAATTGTAGGCTATGGAATAATTGATGACAATGGTGGAAAATTTAAGGTTTTGGATTATGGGGCTATTACAACGCCAGTTGGAGCCGAAAAAAGTTTGAGACTTAAAGACGTGTACGATGGTATAAATTCTCTGATTGAAAAGTATAGGCCTGATGTGATGGCCATTGAAGAGCTTTTTTTTAACAAGAATGCTAAAACTGTCATAACTATAGGTGAAGCAAGAGGCGTGGCTATTTTAGCTGCAGTAAATTGTGGAATACAAGTGTTTGAATATACTCCATTGCAAGTAAAACAATCTGTAGTAGGTTACGGGAGAGCTGAAAAAAAGCAAGTTCAGAATATGGTAAAGGCAATCTTAAGGTTAGATGAGATACCAAAACCAGATGATGTTGCCGACGCGCTGGCAGTTGCACTTTGCCACAGCAACAGCAATATTTTG
- a CDS encoding chemotaxis protein CheW, which yields MLNQIVIFKLNDEEFCVDIMDVLEIIRMQSITKVPDVPSFVEGIINLRGTVIPIIDLKKRLNMKLTEYDDDTRIIIIKINEKSVGFIVDSVTEVLHVEPESIKEAPDIIAGIGKEYIESVVSYDERLIINLNLEKILTEKEKKEIEEM from the coding sequence ATGCTAAATCAAATTGTTATATTCAAATTAAACGACGAGGAATTTTGCGTAGATATAATGGATGTATTAGAGATAATCCGTATGCAGTCAATAACAAAAGTACCTGATGTGCCAAGCTTTGTAGAAGGCATTATCAATCTGAGGGGCACAGTAATACCAATCATAGATCTTAAAAAAAGACTAAACATGAAACTTACAGAATACGACGATGACACAAGAATAATAATCATCAAAATCAATGAAAAATCCGTTGGATTTATCGTTGATTCTGTAACAGAAGTATTACATGTAGAGCCTGAATCTATAAAAGAAGCACCAGATATCATAGCAGGAATAGGAAAAGAATACATAGAATCAGTAGTAAGCTATGACGAACGCCTGATTATAAACTTAAATTTAGAAAAAATACTGACAGAAAAAGAAAAAAAGGAGATAGAAGAAATGTAA
- a CDS encoding YebC/PmpR family DNA-binding transcriptional regulator, with protein MSGHSKWANIKHKKEKMDAQKGKIFTKLTKDIIMAAKEGGDPETNSKLRDAIEKAKANNLPNENIQRAIKKGTGELSGGNLEEVVYEGYGPAGSAIIVEALTDNKNRTAGDIRHIFDRSGGSLGSTGCVAWMFDKKGIITVEKSDNIDEDELAMVAIDAGADDFSSDGDEYEILTDPSNFQAVKDAINKAGYVMSSAEITMIPQNRVKLSDSDYEKFEKFIEKLEENDDVQEVYHNVDMPDDEE; from the coding sequence ATGTCTGGACATTCAAAATGGGCTAATATAAAGCACAAAAAAGAAAAGATGGATGCGCAGAAAGGGAAAATATTTACAAAACTTACAAAAGACATAATAATGGCGGCGAAAGAAGGCGGTGATCCTGAGACTAACAGCAAATTAAGGGATGCTATAGAAAAAGCCAAAGCTAATAACCTTCCAAACGAGAACATACAGAGGGCTATAAAGAAAGGCACTGGAGAGTTAAGCGGTGGTAATTTGGAGGAAGTCGTTTATGAAGGATATGGACCTGCAGGTTCTGCAATAATAGTAGAGGCTTTGACAGATAACAAGAATAGGACTGCTGGAGATATAAGGCATATATTTGATAGAAGCGGTGGAAGCTTAGGTTCAACTGGATGCGTCGCTTGGATGTTTGACAAAAAAGGCATTATAACGGTGGAAAAGAGTGATAATATCGATGAAGATGAATTGGCTATGGTTGCAATAGATGCAGGAGCTGACGATTTTTCATCTGATGGCGATGAATATGAGATTTTGACGGATCCTTCTAACTTTCAAGCTGTTAAAGATGCAATAAATAAGGCGGGATATGTCATGTCTTCCGCTGAAATAACGATGATTCCGCAAAACAGGGTAAAACTTTCTGATAGCGATTATGAAAAATTTGAAAAATTCATAGAAAAGTTGGAAGAAAATGATGATGTGCAAGAAGTATATCATAACGTCGATATGCCAGATGATGAGGAGTAG